The Sulfurospirillum deleyianum DSM 6946 nucleotide sequence ACCCTCCATAATCTCCATTCTTCGTTTGTAAGCGTTGCAACGGATATCGAGTTCTGTACTAAACTCTTCAACTTTAACGCGGGCATAGTTTCCCATGCTCATTGCAAAATCTATCATAAAATTTGAATAACCATCACTATAATTCAAAGAAACAACATTGATCCCTCTAATGGTTCGCTTCTCTTTATTGCTCCAAAGTCCATCACGACTCCCCTCTATATATTTACCTGTTTTACCCTCAACCGTATCATCCATAATAAAGACTTTTATTGACGAAGCATCTTGGACTTTATGCAAAAGCTTGATGATTTTTAAAGTGCTTAAAGAGAGAAGTTTTCTCCAGTTGTAGCTACTATTTTGCAAAAGTCTGTAGTAGGTGTCTTTTTTAAAACTCTCATTGCTTTGGTGCATAAACGAAGATATCTTTTTATTCATCACCAACATATAGACAAAGTGTAATACAACAAGATAGGGGGCTACGCCTTCTCTTTTCTTTACAAAGTTAGCACGGTGTAAAATACTCTTGATGTTTAAGAGTTGCAGTGTTTGATATATGGGGTTTTTAAGCGTTGTATTTATGGCCGATAGGATCTGTTCTTGAAGATTCATGGATGATATTCTTTATTTTTATTATAGCTAAAAGTGCCTAATATAGGGCTTTAACAGACTTTTTTCATTTGTCAATATGGAGATGGCACTCTTCTAAACGCTCGAAAGAATAGCCTTTTTAGACTATTCTTTTATTGGAATTAGGTGCGAAAGCTCAGTAAGAGTTTAAAAAGAGAGATCTTGTTAATTTCAAGACCTGCAAAAGTTATCTTTTCCATTCTTTACTCCTTCTATTTTTCGCTTCTTCATAAATGGGCTTAATATCTTCCCATGTATGAATAATCGTATCATGCGATACCGTCTGTTTTGCATACGCTTCATCATCAGGTAAGATATAAAAAAGCTTTGGTAAGGTATTGGTATACTCTTTTTGAAAGAAAAAGCGTTTGGTTTTTAGTAATTTGACCAAATCACTGTTTTCATCATCTAAATCACCAAACAATCTTACTTTTGTTGGGCAGGTTGCTTGACATGCTGTTGTGCCCATTTCATCAATACGGTGATCACAAAAGGTACATTTATCAACCGCTACCATGGTGTCATCCACAAAACGTGCATCATAAGGACATGCTTCCATACATCCTTTACATAAAATACATTTATGCGGATCT carries:
- a CDS encoding 4Fe-4S dicluster domain-containing protein, translated to MNYAMALDYQNCINCKACEVACKEENGVQLGADKQRIWVGVVEGTIFGKPFANLYPSQCNHCIDAPCVSVCPTNASHFAEGGIVKVDPHKCILCKGCMEACPYDARFVDDTMVAVDKCTFCDHRIDEMGTTACQATCPTKVRLFGDLDDENSDLVKLLKTKRFFFQKEYTNTLPKLFYILPDDEAYAKQTVSHDTIIHTWEDIKPIYEEAKNRRSKEWKR